The Deltaproteobacteria bacterium sequence TGATTGTAGGGGCGTATTGCAATACGCCCCTACCGCAAGTCGTAAATTCCGATCACCGTCACAAACAATTGGCGCAATTGTCCGCGGTTTTAAATCCGCCATTACCAAACACATCAATGAAACCCGCAACAATCCGGGCTGTCCCGTCTGGCAGCGCAATTATTATGAACACATTATCCGAAATGAAAAATCCATGAACAAAATACGTGAATACATAACCAAGAATCCATTAAATTGGACAACCGACATTGAACACCCCTGTAACAAAGGCAACAGAACAGCAGAGGAATATTACAAGCATATTGTGGAAAGGTTATGACTGACAATTGCCGTAACGGCAGGAGTTACCTTATTCCACTATCTTTAAATCTTTTTAAAACATCCAGCAGATAATCAATATCCTTTTCAGTGTGGCTGGCATTTATCTGGAATCTTATCTCTTCGTCCCCTTTCGGAACTACAGGAAAATTCAGGCCTGTGGCCAGTATGCCGTTATCAAAGAGAAACCTTACCATTTCCGATGTCCTCTCGGTATCCCTCACCATCAGCGGAACGATAGGGTGTTCGCCGGGAATGGTCTCATACCCAAGCTGTTTCAGCCCTTCCCGCAAGCGCGCTGCAAGTCTTCTCAGCCTTTCGAGAAGCCTTATCCCTTCTGGACTCCCCAGTATTTCAAGGGACTTGATTGCCGCTGCTGCCTCAGCAGGGGTAATTGGGTTAGAATAGATATAAAAAGGCGCTGTTTCTCTGAGATAACTTATCACCGTATTTGTTGAGACTATATAACCGCCGTTTACCCCCAGCGCTTTTCCAAGTGTTGCCACGAGAATATCCACTCTGGCATTGGTATGTTCTTCTGTGCCTCTTCCTGTTTTACCAAATGCGCCGACGCCATGAGAGTCATCAACAATAGTGATAATACCTTCTTCATATCCTGATTCATATCTCTTGCAGATTTCAACAATCCTGTCTAAAGGCGCATAATCGCCCCTCATGCTGAAGATGCCGTCAGTTGCCACCACAACCCTTTTTGCAAGGCCTGTGTTTTCTTTGAGGATACGCTCCATATCTGTCATGTCAAGATGGAGATAGACCTCCTTTTTTGCAGGCCTGGAGAGCCTTATAGCATTGATAATGCAGTTATGGTTCAACCCATCGCTCAACACGAGGGTCTTTTCAGTAATGAACTGGGGGAGTATTCCCATGACAGTTGAATATGCCGAGCTGAATATCATTGCAGCCTCTCTCCCGTGAAAGCCGGCAAGTCTTTTCTCAAGATTTATATGTGGTTCGTAGGTTCCGCTTATAAACCTGACAGCGCCAGGACCTGCGCCGAACTTTCTTGCGGCATCTTCCTCTGCCCTTATGACATTCTTATTTAAAGAGAGTCCCAGATATGAATTGGAGTTCATCTTTAAAAACTCTTTTTCTCCCTGTCCGGCGAGCAGACAGCGAGGGCCAAAGCCGTCCTTTGCCCCTGTTATGCCAGTGATGACCTTTTCCTTACCCTTCAAACTTCCTCTGGCCTTAAGATCATTCAGTTTTTCAGTCAGTATCTTTTCTATTTGTTTTAGAGACATGCTTGCCTTTGCGAAACACTCAGGAGTCTTTGACTTTGCCGCTATAATAACGGGTTTTTATAGACTTGACAAGGGTTTTTGCCTTTATATAATCTATACCTCGTTAAGCATTCTTAAGCTAATGATAATTTTAATGGCTGCTATTTATTAATTGCCCCAAAGAAGCATGCTTGAAAATAAAATAATATTTTGATATGGTAATACAAAATTATACAAGGAGGTTGAAAATGCCGTCACGCCAAAGAGTAGTAATGACTGTTTCATTACCGCCTCAAACTGCTGAAGAATGCAAAGAAATAGCAAAAGAAAAGGGGGAAACGATAAGCGAGTTTTTCAGAGAGATGTTTTCATTTTATAAGCAGGAGAAGTTAACAAAAGAGTTCCGGCGGCTGCAGAGGTATGGAGTGAAAAAGGCGCGGGAAATGAAAATTACGGAAAAAGAGATAGAGCGGCTGGTCTTTGAAGGAAGATAATGCCAAAAGTTGTCTTTGACACAAAAAAATAAGGGACACTTCCCGGATTACCCCGTTACTCAAGCTAATAACCTCAAATTTTACCGAACCTCTATCCCTTGCTTCAGAATTTATTTTACAAAGGGATTAGCCTCTGTAAAACCTTCATATCCGAATATTACTTGTGTCAATCCTTTGATATAATTATGCGAACATCAGGCGGCCTTTAGGCTGAGGGATAGGGCGCCCTATTTCACGAGCGGTCTCTATCCACTCTTGAATAACAATCTCGGCATTAGTCAGGGCTTCCTGATATGTTGCTCCATCCGCCGCACACCCCGGCAGCTCAGGAACTTCTGCAATATATGCTTGATCTTCATCACTCCAATACATGATAACCTCGTACTTAATCACTTATTTTCCCTCCCATTTTATGCTTGAGGATTACAGTGCGAACTTGCTTTACCTGATAAGGCTTTGCCATAGGCCTCGGCTCTTCACTCGCACTCATGAAAAAACCATCATCTGTGTAATCTTACACTTTTTCAGAGAGCCTTTCTATCATCTCCTTTGTCATTGCAGGCAAATTATATTCAGGCCTCCAGCCCCACTCTTTTCTGGCTGCGCTGTCGTCCATGCTGTGCGGCCATGAGTCTGCAATTGCCTGCCTCATAGGGTCTATCTTGTAGGTCATTGTGAATTCAGGGATATGCTTTTTTATCTCTCTATATAAATCTTCTGGGGCAAGGCTCATGGCTGTAGCATTAAAGGCGTTTCTATGGATGAGTTTTGCAGGGTCAGCCTCCATCAATTGGATTGCCGCTCTTACGGCATCCGGCATGTACATCATATCCAGGCGCGTCCCCTCTTTCAGGAAGCATTCATATCTTTTCTCTCTGACAGCAGCATAAAAGATTTCAACTGCGTAATCAGTGGTGCCGCCGCGGGGCATGGTCTTATATGAAATGAGGCCGGGAAACCGAATACCCCTCGCATCAATGCCGAATCTGTGAAAATAATAATCACAGAGGAGTTCGCCTGTCAATTTCGCTATCCCGTACATGGTTGCAGGACGCTGGATGGTATCCTGAGGGGTATTGTCAGCAGGTGTGGATGGGCCGAATGCGCCGATGGAGCTTGGAAAGAATACAGATAAATTAAATTTGCGGGCAGCCTCCAGTATATTTCTGAGTCCGTTTATGTTTACATCCCATGCAAGATGGGGGTTTTTTTCAGCAGCGGCAGAAAGGAGGGCGGCCATGTGATAGATGATGTCGATGCGATACTCTTTCACGATTTTTTCAACAGCGTTAGAATCCCTTACATCCAGATTGCAGAAATGTCCGCCTTCAAGGAGTTCCCTGTCAGGTTTGGTTTCATGCCCTGCAGCAATAATATTTTCAGGGCTATATTTTTTCCGCAACGCAGGGACAAGTTCAGACCCTATTTGCCCTGTGGCGCCTGTAACTAATATTCGTTTCATATTTTGTCCGCCTGCAGCATGTATCTATATCACCTTTTCAGCTCGTCAATCAATATTGGCAAAACCTCGAATATATCACCTGTTATCCCGTAATCAGCTGTTTTGAATATTGGCGCTTCCGGGTCTTTGTTTATCGCAACGATGCATTTGGATGTGGACATGCCTGCAAGGTGCTGGGGCGCGCCTGATATGCCGCAGGCGATATAAAGTTTGGGCGATACTACCTTTCCGGTCTGCCCGACCTGCGCTGAGTGAGGCATCCATCCGGCATCCACAGCAGCGCCTGATGCGCCGACAACACCGCCCAATATCCCTGCAAGTTCCTCAAGCATCTTAAACCCTTCTGCCCCTTTCATCCCCCTGCCGCCGGAGATGATAATGTCAGCATCAGTAAGGCCAAGGCCTTTTTGAGTTTTCTCTATATTTTTTATAATTGTCCTGATATATGAAGGGTCAATATCCACAGGAAAACTCTCTACCTTTGGGGGTTTTGAAGCAGGTGCTGCCGGTTTTTCAAATGCCCTTGACCTAAGTGTTATTACCCAGGGCATCTCGCCCCTGCATTTAACGGTTGATAAAAGCCTGCCGCCGTATACCTGTCTGGTAAAAAGTATTTCACTGCTATCAACCTTTATTTCGCTTACATCAGATAGATATGCTGTTTTGAGTCGTGCCGCAAGTTTTGGCGCTAAATCTCTGCCAAGACATGTTGATGGTATCAGTATGATGGATGGCTTGTTGCTTTTGATAAATGGATAAATGGCGGCAAGATGGGCATCAGATGTATATTGCGTAAGAAGATGGTTTTCTATCAAATAGATATTGTCTGTATCTATGTTCGAGGCAGCGCTTGATAATGCGGATATGCCGCTGCCCAAGGCTATAACAGACAACCCGGTATTGAGCCTGCCTGAAATATATCTGCCTGCGCCGATTGCCTCTAATGTCCCTGAGGTGACAGCGCCTTCTTTGTGTTCAGCAATTACCAATATGTCTCTGTTATTCATTAATGCCCCGCTTCAATTATCATCTCCCTACTATATAACCTTTGCCTCATTTCTCAAACGATTTATCAATTCTTTTGCAGCGCTTATAGCATCACCTTTAAGCATCTCACCATTTTTTCTTGCAGGCGGCCTGGATAATTTTTGTAATATTATCCGCGAGGCCTCTCTTCCGGTTTCTCCCTGAGAAATGCCCAGTGCGCCTGCGTTAATCACCTTTATCTCTTTTTTCTTGGCCCTCATAATGCCGGGGAGGGATGCGTATCTTGGCGTGTTGATGCCCTGTTGTATAGTAAACAAGGCGGGGAGGGGAACTTCAACTATCTCAAGCCCCTCGTCAATTTCTCTGTGCGCAGTTGCGGTTTTTTTATCTTCTGATATTTCCAATTTAAGGATTGACGAGACCGAAGGGATATTTAATATCTCTGACAGGGCAAGCCCAACCTGTCCCCAGCCGTCATCCACCGCCTGCTTGCCTGATAGGATAATATCATAGCCGGAAATGCCTGCAATCTTACTCAGGATAAGGGCTGTTCTATATGCGTCAGAGCCGTCAAAGGCAGTGTCTTTCAAATGGATTCCATCGTCAGCGCCCATGGCAATGGAACTTCTTATAATATCAGCAGCCCTGTCCGGCCCCATAGATATAACAGTTACACTACCGCCATTCTTTTCCTTTATACGCAGCGCCTCTTCCACCGCATATTCATCATATGGATTTATAACCCACGGAATATCCTGATACATAATATCCGCAGCCTCTGCATTTATCTTTAAATCCACAGCAGTATCAGGAACCTGTTTTATAAGGGCTAAAATTTTCAACTGAAAATATCCTCTTTTACCCCATCCCCACCCTAACCCTCCCCTTGAAGGGGAGGGAACAAAAAAGTTTCCTCTCCCTCAGGGAGAGGACTGAAACATCCTTAATGGATGTTTCAGGTGAGGGTGGGGTTGGTTTTCATTCTCATTTGTGAGCCGCGGGCTTATGGGTGTTTTATAAATAGAGTATAACAGTGAAAGGATATGCGGTCAATTTTTATAAGCAGAGGCCTTTAATCTCGCGCCGTCTGTCTCAACTGTTATTGCGCCGTTTATGTCTGTTCTTAAAACAGGTATCTTTAATCCTTCATATCTTTTTAATATTTCAGGGTGCGGAAAACCAAATGGATTGGAATGGCCGACAGATATGACCGCAAATTCAGGGTTCGCTGCCTTTAAAAAATCCATTTGGGAAGATGTCCTGCTGCCGTGATGTGGAACTTTTAGGACAGCGCTTTTTATTTTATCCCCTGCCTTCAGCAAAATGGCCTCGCCTATATCTTCAATATCGCCTGTGAAAAGAAAACTGACATCCTTATATTTTAACTTTACCACCAACGAGTTATTGTTTGTATCAAGACGGCTTTCCTTCGGAGGGGAGAGAAATTCTACAATTGCGCCGTTTATATTTAGCGGGGGTGTATCGGAGTCTGATATAAACTTCTTTATGTTGTTTTTATCAATAGATTTCATAAATTCCTCATAGTCCTTGTTAGCGCTAACATCCCCATTCCATCTAAACTCTTTTACGCGAAACCTTTCTGCTATAAATTTAAGGCCCATCATGTGGTCTCTTTGAGGATGGCTTAAGACAATATAGTCAATCCTGTCTATCTTGTTTTTCCAGAGAAACGGCGCAATAATCCTTTCACCAACATCAAAATCCGCGTTATAAAAGCCCCCGCCGTCTATAAGCATCCGCTTGCCATAAGGAAATTCTATCAGCGCAGAGTCGCCCTGTCCAACACTTATGAATGTAACCTTTAAATTTGGCGAGTAATTAAGATGGTAATACCAGAATGAGTAATTGCCGATTATAATAAGCATTACAACCGGGAGGGCGTATTTAAGAATCTTTATTTTTTTAAATTCCACAACAGAGACTATCAGGATATAAAATAAAACTGCCTCCAGAATTGTCGGCGTTGTTGTAAAAACTGATGAATACGGGATATTGGAGAAAAGATTTACTATCCATATTGAGGCCTTTAATACCATATCAACGATTACAAGAATTAAATTGGCGGCAGATTGATTAAAAAAAGAGACAAGGACGGAAATAAGCCCGAGGGGGACAGCTATAAAACCCATAAGGGGAACTGCAATAAGATTTGCGATAATCCCGATGATAGAGACCCTGTGGAAGTGATATGCAGTAAAAGGCGCTGTGCCAATGGATGCCGCCAAAGACACGGCAAATGGGTTGAGGAAATAATTCTTAAGCGGATGCCATGCCGGATGAGGCGGCAAAAGCTTGGCTATGTCATTTGCCTGCTTATCCTCATTTGCCCATAGCCCTTGAAACCTTGGCACGAGATATATGATTGCAAGGACAGAGGCAAATGATAACTGGAATGAGATATCGTAAACTGATAACGGGGAGATAACGAGAATGACAAATGCGGCAGCGGCAAGCGTATTGTAGAGGTTTTGTTTTCTGTCAATAATAACCGACAGTATGAAAACCATTACCATTATTACAGCCCTCTGGGTGGATACGGAAAATCCGGCAACAGCGCCATACAAAAGCACAGGAACGATGCTTCCTGCAGAGGCTATCTTTTTTATATCAAAGGCAAGCATAAGCCTCTCTGACTGTTTCAATGCATGCAGGATTATCCAGTATGAAAAAAACGCAATGATGCCTATATGAAGCCCTGATATGGCGAGGATATGGGCGGTGCCTGTGCCGGCAAATGCCTCCCTTACGGCCTTTGAAATCTCACCCTTTTCGCCGAGGATAAGCGCCTTTATTATCGCTGGATTTTCAGCGTCCGAACCATCAATGAAATCCCTTATTTTATCCCGTATCTCTTCAATTGATGTCCTTAAGCCATGTTTTTCCTCACCACCGATAACTGCAATCCACCTCTCATTTTCAATATAACCGATAACATATATATCCTGTCTTGCAAGATTGCCGGCATAGTCATACTCCCCGGGATTACCAAAGTTTTGCGGTATATGCGGTTTTGAGATAAACCTGAGCCTGTCGCCGTATTTGACCCTTACGGAAGGGCTTCCTACTGTAATGAGAATTTTTCCTGTAGCTGGAATAAATCCCCCTGTATCCCCCTTTAGAAAAGGGGGAATCAAAGGGGGATTTATAAAGATTTTTTTCGCATCTATGTAGAGCCTTGTCTTGTCAGAAAACCTTTCAGGGGCATTAGCTAAAACCCCTTCAATGCCGATGCCATGCTCATCTCTTTTCCCATTGTTATAATGTTCTACAAGCATTTTTATGTGGTTTTGGGGAAAGTATGGGCTTACCTGTTGACTGGAAAGTATGACGCCAATGAGGAAAAAGGCGATATAGGCGAGCGCAAAGCTATGTCTCCACTTTCTTATTATGCCAAATGTCAGAAAAAGCAGTGAAACTATAAGAAAGGCGAAAGATAGCTTATCTGTCAACCGGTTATAAGAAGCAGCAATAATGCCGAGGATAAAGAATAGAGTAACAGGGATAAGCGGTTGGCTGCTGCGAAACAAGGAAAAAGGGTGGGGTTGTCTATCCATTGTTTTGTTGTAATGCGCTTTTTATCGCTTCTGCCAGACTCGTGGTAATTCCTGGAATTTTTGCAATTTCTTCTATAGCAGCCTCATTTATTTTTTCAACACTGCCAAAATGTTTGAGCAAAATGTTTCTTTTTGTCTTGCCAATGCCAGGGATTTCGTCTAATACTGATTTTATTTTTCCTCTGAGTTTCTTATGATAACTTATGGCAAACCTATGAACCTCGTCTCTTATTTTCCTGAGAAAAAGATCCGGCGAAGCCCCTTCCTTTAATATTATCGGGGCCTTGACAGCAGGCAGATAAATCCTTTCCCCCTGTTCATTTGCAAGCCGTGGCATCTTTTCTCTTGTCTCGCTGTTTTCTTTTGCAATGGCAGCTATGTCAATATCATTTATCCCCAACCCGCTCATAACTTTAACTGCAATATTCAATTGCCCCTTTCCGCCATCCATGAGAATCAGATCAGGCAGGCTTATCCCTGGACCACTTTCTTTATACCGCCTTGTTAAAACCTCTCTCATCATCCCATAGTCATCCGGCTCTTCGGGCATCCTTATCTTATACAGGCGGTATCTG is a genomic window containing:
- a CDS encoding L-threonine 3-dehydrogenase — protein: MKRILVTGATGQIGSELVPALRKKYSPENIIAAGHETKPDRELLEGGHFCNLDVRDSNAVEKIVKEYRIDIIYHMAALLSAAAEKNPHLAWDVNINGLRNILEAARKFNLSVFFPSSIGAFGPSTPADNTPQDTIQRPATMYGIAKLTGELLCDYYFHRFGIDARGIRFPGLISYKTMPRGGTTDYAVEIFYAAVREKRYECFLKEGTRLDMMYMPDAVRAAIQLMEADPAKLIHRNAFNATAMSLAPEDLYREIKKHIPEFTMTYKIDPMRQAIADSWPHSMDDSAARKEWGWRPEYNLPAMTKEMIERLSEKV
- a CDS encoding type II toxin-antitoxin system HicB family antitoxin encodes the protein MIKYEVIMYWSDEDQAYIAEVPELPGCAADGATYQEALTNAEIVIQEWIETAREIGRPIPQPKGRLMFA
- a CDS encoding ribbon-helix-helix protein, CopG family, whose translation is MPSRQRVVMTVSLPPQTAEECKEIAKEKGETISEFFREMFSFYKQEKLTKEFRRLQRYGVKKAREMKITEKEIERLVFEGR
- a CDS encoding transposase, whose product is MTQLNPDIHHRRSIRLKNYDYSRAGAYFVTVCVQNRECLFGDIDNGEMRLNEFGRVVENEWLKTKDIRGNVKLDYYIIMPNHFHGILVINDCRGVLQYAPTASRKFRSPSQTIGAIVRGFKSAITKHINETRNNPGCPVWQRNYYEHIIRNEKSMNKIREYITKNPLNWTTDIEHPCNKGNRTAEEYYKHIVERL
- a CDS encoding aminotransferase class I/II-fold pyridoxal phosphate-dependent enzyme gives rise to the protein MSLKQIEKILTEKLNDLKARGSLKGKEKVITGITGAKDGFGPRCLLAGQGEKEFLKMNSNSYLGLSLNKNVIRAEEDAARKFGAGPGAVRFISGTYEPHINLEKRLAGFHGREAAMIFSSAYSTVMGILPQFITEKTLVLSDGLNHNCIINAIRLSRPAKKEVYLHLDMTDMERILKENTGLAKRVVVATDGIFSMRGDYAPLDRIVEICKRYESGYEEGIITIVDDSHGVGAFGKTGRGTEEHTNARVDILVATLGKALGVNGGYIVSTNTVISYLRETAPFYIYSNPITPAEAAAAIKSLEILGSPEGIRLLERLRRLAARLREGLKQLGYETIPGEHPIVPLMVRDTERTSEMVRFLFDNGILATGLNFPVVPKGDEEIRFQINASHTEKDIDYLLDVLKRFKDSGIR
- a CDS encoding DNA internalization-related competence protein ComEC/Rec2, producing the protein MTDKLSFAFLIVSLLFLTFGIIRKWRHSFALAYIAFFLIGVILSSQQVSPYFPQNHIKMLVEHYNNGKRDEHGIGIEGVLANAPERFSDKTRLYIDAKKIFINPPLIPPFLKGDTGGFIPATGKILITVGSPSVRVKYGDRLRFISKPHIPQNFGNPGEYDYAGNLARQDIYVIGYIENERWIAVIGGEEKHGLRTSIEEIRDKIRDFIDGSDAENPAIIKALILGEKGEISKAVREAFAGTGTAHILAISGLHIGIIAFFSYWIILHALKQSERLMLAFDIKKIASAGSIVPVLLYGAVAGFSVSTQRAVIMVMVFILSVIIDRKQNLYNTLAAAAFVILVISPLSVYDISFQLSFASVLAIIYLVPRFQGLWANEDKQANDIAKLLPPHPAWHPLKNYFLNPFAVSLAASIGTAPFTAYHFHRVSIIGIIANLIAVPLMGFIAVPLGLISVLVSFFNQSAANLILVIVDMVLKASIWIVNLFSNIPYSSVFTTTPTILEAVLFYILIVSVVEFKKIKILKYALPVVMLIIIGNYSFWYYHLNYSPNLKVTFISVGQGDSALIEFPYGKRMLIDGGGFYNADFDVGERIIAPFLWKNKIDRIDYIVLSHPQRDHMMGLKFIAERFRVKEFRWNGDVSANKDYEEFMKSIDKNNIKKFISDSDTPPLNINGAIVEFLSPPKESRLDTNNNSLVVKLKYKDVSFLFTGDIEDIGEAILLKAGDKIKSAVLKVPHHGSRTSSQMDFLKAANPEFAVISVGHSNPFGFPHPEILKRYEGLKIPVLRTDINGAITVETDGARLKASAYKN
- a CDS encoding electron transfer flavoprotein subunit alpha/FixB family protein, with protein sequence MNNRDILVIAEHKEGAVTSGTLEAIGAGRYISGRLNTGLSVIALGSGISALSSAASNIDTDNIYLIENHLLTQYTSDAHLAAIYPFIKSNKPSIILIPSTCLGRDLAPKLAARLKTAYLSDVSEIKVDSSEILFTRQVYGGRLLSTVKCRGEMPWVITLRSRAFEKPAAPASKPPKVESFPVDIDPSYIRTIIKNIEKTQKGLGLTDADIIISGGRGMKGAEGFKMLEELAGILGGVVGASGAAVDAGWMPHSAQVGQTGKVVSPKLYIACGISGAPQHLAGMSTSKCIVAINKDPEAPIFKTADYGITGDIFEVLPILIDELKR
- a CDS encoding electron transfer flavoprotein subunit beta/FixA family protein; translated protein: MKILALIKQVPDTAVDLKINAEAADIMYQDIPWVINPYDEYAVEEALRIKEKNGGSVTVISMGPDRAADIIRSSIAMGADDGIHLKDTAFDGSDAYRTALILSKIAGISGYDIILSGKQAVDDGWGQVGLALSEILNIPSVSSILKLEISEDKKTATAHREIDEGLEIVEVPLPALFTIQQGINTPRYASLPGIMRAKKKEIKVINAGALGISQGETGREASRIILQKLSRPPARKNGEMLKGDAISAAKELINRLRNEAKVI